The nucleotide window ATAAGCTTTTTCAAAATATTTAAATGCATTATGAAAGTCATTTATTTGTGCACATGAAAGTGCTAGATTATAATAAATATATGATTTAGTATCTTTAGTTAACATTTTTTTCAATTCTGTAACTCTAATAATTGGATCTTCTTTTACAATTTTAAGAAATTTTGAATTGTAATCTACCATCTCTTCTAAATTTAATATATTTTCTTTTTGATTATAAATAAAACCTTTTACAGTATCATAAATTATTTCTTGAGAATCCGAAAATATAAAAGGAGCAAAGTAAAAAATAAAATCGATTTTTCTTGATTCATCAAATTTTAAAACAGAATCCAAATATTGTTTTGAAGTATATTTATTTTGATTAAAATATATTTCAAGAGGAAGCTCAAGATTTGCTTTAAAAGTGTTTCTTCTTTCATTTATTAAATCTAATGTTTCTTTTAGTTGATCCAATTTATTTGATTTCAAATCTGTAAAACTTAATATCCATAATATTTTATCTAATGTATTTGGATTTACATTTTGTTCTTTTGCTTTTCTAAGTAACAAAGCAGCTTTTTCATAATCTTTTAATTTTATATAAATAAGAGCTTTTTTCAAATCCATAGTATAATCCATAGAGTTTAAAACTTCCAAAGCATTTTCGTACTCTTTTAGAATAATATAAGTATCAGCTAACATTCTTTTTGTATGCTCAGAAAGATTTTTATATTTTTTAGAAACTTTTACAATAGTATCAAGATATTTATTGTCTTTTGAAATCTGATATAAATAAAAACAAGCAGACATATAAGAGAAAGTATTATTCTTTATATTTGAATCTTTTTCATAAATCTTATTTAAATATACAATTGCATTATCAATTGAACCCAATTTATAATAAGCAATTCCCATATTTAAATAAGATGGCACTTCAAGTACTGATGATGTTTTTTTAAAAAGTTCTATAGCTTCTTCGTATTCATTTTTACTTAAATGTAAAACAGCTTTATTAAAATCTATTTGTAATGCTAAATTTTCTTGAGATTTTTGAAGTTTTTCAAATTGAAAAATTATCTCGGGTTGAGATTCAATCAAATCATTTGCATAAGTAACAGATAATATAGAAATAAAAAAAAATACTTTATTTAAAATTTTCATACAAATTTATGCCTAAACCATTGCGTTAACTTGAGCATATAACTCTTCATTTCTTTTTTCTAAATCATCAACTCTACTTTTTAAATTCATATTTTCAAGTCTTAATTCTTGTAAATCATCTCTTGCAACTTGTAAATTTCCTTGATTTGTTTTTAACGTATTTGAGCTAATTTTTACTTGTTTTTCATATCTGTCTATTAGACTTTCTAATTTCGCCATATCTTCTTGTATAAGATTTTTTTCTTCATTAACTTTTTTATACAAAGATTTATAAACATTTGCACTAGAAAAGAAATAAAGTACTAATACTCCAAGTACTGCTATTAATAAAAAATTTTCCAAATTTACCCTACTAAAAATAAATAGAGTAAAAAATTACTCTATTTATGAAATTATCTTTTTAAATTGATTAAAGTATTTAATAACTCATCAGATGTTGTTATTGATTTTGCATTTGCCTCAAATGCTCTTTGAAATACCATCAAATTTACTAAGCTTTCACTTAAATCTGCTTTACTTAATTCTAATGTTTTTCCTCTTACTTCTGCCATCTTATTATTATTTAAATTATACTCTGGATCCCCTGATTCATTTGTTTTTGCTAATAGGTTATTCCCTACTGATTCTAATCCTTGATTATTATTAAATCTTGCTATTGCAATTTGTCCTATTGCAAACTCTACACCATCTTGTTTCATTGTTATTAATCCTGTACTATCTACAGAAAATGAACCAAATGCTGAATCAGTTAATCCCAATGTGTCAAGTCTTAATTGTAAACTTCCCTTTGATGCTGTCTGGTCTACTTTATTTATAATTTCTATAAACTCTGCTCCAGCTCCTTCTCTTCCAGAATAATTTGCATTTACATCTATTGGTGTTAAAGTACCTGCATTATCATATTTCATTATACTTGTAAATTCAACATCATAATTAGAATCAAGCGTTTGTATTACTAAATTTCCATTTACATTTCTTGCTTCTACATATTTTGATAAATTTGGATCAGAATTTATTCCAGTAATAATATCATCAATAGTAGCTACACCTGTAAAGTTTATTGGAAGAGATTGAGGAGGAGTTGCACCATCATTAGGAATAGGTATATTTTGCCCTATTTCTTTATCATAAATAGTTATTCCATATGTAAAATCTGTTGCTGTTCCTATTTTCAAATCTTGAGGAGTATAAACATCTTGTTGTTTTCCTGTTATCAATCTTGATAATGCATCTTTTGATGTTTCTAATCCTGCTATACCTGAACCTTTTTTTGCTAATCCTGTTGATTGAAAATTACCTTGTATAGTTGTCTCTCCTGATTGTTCTCCTATTTCTGTTATTTTAAATTCTTCTCCAGGTATCAACGATTTTATTTGAATTATCCCTTTTAACATATCTGCTAAATTTGTAGAATCAGTATATGTCTCTGTCGTATTAAACACATCAGCATGTCCAGAATCTATTGCCATTGTTGCTACTAATCCTGGCTCTTTATTCGAAATTTCATCTGCTAATGCTTTATATGTTGCTATTTTCCCTGCTGCTTTATCATATGCTGCTATTGCTGCTTCATATGCTGGTGTTGTTGGAGATGGTGCAGGAATTAATGTTGTGGGATCAGTTAATCCTTCTGCTGTTCTATCTGCTGCACTCATTGAATTCCATAAATCTTCTCTAAATGCTTGTGTTGAATTTGTTTGTATAAAATTTTGTGACCATTTATTACCATTTATTACTACATATACTTGGTCACTCTCTTTTCCAATTATAGAATCTGTTCCTGATTTAAAGTTTACCTGTGAAACTTGTGCTGTAGATGCAGAAGAAAAAGCATCTGGTTCTTCTTTTAATTTTTGTAACCAACTTGTATAATCTTTTATTGCTGCTTCAATATCTGATAATTTTGATGATTTTGTTTTTGCTCCATCTCCACTAAATACTGTTGTTGAGTCTGATTTTGCTGTCAAATCATAATCTGTTGATTTTGCAGTTATTGTCTCTATATACGTTCCATGTCTTATGATTTTTGTTCCCAATAATTTTGTATAATCATTTGTGAATAAACTAACATTTGGATTTGTGCTTGTTACATCATTTTGGCTATCTATTGGACTCATCATCCAACCTTGTACTTCATATCCACCAGAATCTTGTAAGGTTCCATTATCCCCCATTCTAAAGTTTCCTGCTCTTGTGTAGAAGGTTTCTGCTGTTCCTAGCGTATTTTTATTTATTACTGTAAAAAATCCATCACCTTCTAACATCATATCATAGTCTACGCCTGTTGTTTTTGTCCCACCTTGCACATACAATTTTTCTGCATCTAGTACGATTGATCCCTTACCTATCTTATTTTGATACATTTGATCTGCAAATGATATTCTTGAGGCTTTATATCCTATTGTATTTACATTTGCTATGTTATTTGCTTCATTATCTAGTGCTTGTTGGTGTGACGATAATCCTGAGATTCCTGTCCATAATGCGCCTATCATATCTTATCCTTTTTTAAGGTTTAATGAACTTATGTTCATATATTAATACTAGTAATAGTACTAATATAAAAACACTACTTTATCATATCAATAGCAGTTTTTATAAAATCATCAGAAGTTGTTATTGATTTAGAATTAGCTTCAAATGCTTTTTGATAGATTAACAAAGTACTTAATGTATTACCAAAATTAACATTTGCATTTTCTAAAGAATTAGGTATAACTTTATTTAAATCATTTGCATTAAAAGCAACTCCTGATTCTTTTGTCACACTATAATTATTACCGCCAGCAGCACTAAGTCCTTGAACATTTTTGAAACCAGCTGTATCTATTTTCCCTACTAAAAAATCATTATTATTATTCGATACATAGACAAATCCGTCATCAGAAATTGAAATATCTCCTTTTACATCTTGAACTAATCCTAATGCATTTAATCTAAGATTAATTTCATTACTACCTATTACAGAATTATCTCCATAAGCTAAAATATTAGAAATTTCTAAAAATTTTGCTCCTGCATTTTCAATTGCCGTTTTTAATGCATTTCTTGAACTTTCAACCATTGATAATCCAGATCCTAAAATTGCATTTTGAACTTTTGTTACATTGACAAATTCATTATTAACTGTTGCATCTACTAAATTAAATTCTTTACCTGGAACTATTCCTTGTATATTTAAAACTCCTGAATTAAAATCAACATTTGAAGTTAATCCCTGTATATTAGATATTTTATCTGATAACTTTTTTAATGTTGTTTCAATATCAGTATCAAAATTTTGTCTTATTAGACTATTATTTATTGTTACAGATAAATAATCATTTTCATCTACTAATTGAGTTAATTGTGAAGAAAAATTTACTTGTGAAGATTGTGTAGTTGAAGATAAAGACTGAGCATCTGGATTAGATTGAAAAAGTTTTAATTTTTCTACATAATCACTTATCATCATTTCAACATCATTTATTTTTGAACTTGCTGTTTTATAATTATTACCATTTTCAGTATCATCAACTGCTGAAGTATAATAATCTGTTGCACGAGCATTTATATTATAAACTGTTTTATTTGAATTAACATCAATTGATGCTAAATTTTTTGAAAATTCATTAGAAAATATATTATCAGCTACATCAGAAGAAATTACTGTTCTATTTTGTGGAGTTAATCCTAAAACTTTCATATGATCTTGAGTTTCAAGTAAACCATCTTCCGCTTGTTGGAAATCTCCAGCTCTTGTATAAAAGATATCTCCATTTGTTCTTTGCGAAACTACAAAAAAACCATCTCCTTCTATAGCAACATCTAAGTTAACATTAGTTGGTTTAATATTCCCTTGTGTAAATTGCTTATCAATACTTTGAGTTCCAACACCTTTTCCATATCCTGATTTATATAACATATCTTCAAATGTTATATTGTCTAATTTATGACCTACAGTATTAACATTAGATACATTATTTGATTCAACAGATATTGCTTTGTCATAAGTTGAAATACCTGACATACCATTCCATAATGCACCTATCATTTAAAATCCTTAAAATATTTTTGTTATTGATGAAAAAGGTAAACTTGTTAATTCATCCGAATAAACTGCTGTAGAAACTCCAGCTAATGCATAGTTATGTTCAGCTATTATTTCATTATTTTCATCAAGTAGTGTTAATTTTCCATCACTAACTAAAGGTGTTCCGGGAGCAGTTAAAACTATTTTATTCCCTGTTTTTGCTCCATTTTCATCTAATATTTCACCATTTATATTATAATTTACTACTTCATTTTTTGAAGAATCAGCTGGATCTTGTAAAATAACTTTATCTTCTAGATATAAAATTTGTTGAGCTTTTACTTGTATTTCCCCATCTACATTTTCAATTGATCTTACAGTATATGCTTTAGTTACACCGTCTTCTCCGATATTGCCATCTTCTATATTTTTACCTATAATTCCTGTAGCATTTGATAATGCAGTTTGA belongs to Arcobacter defluvii and includes:
- a CDS encoding tetratricopeptide repeat protein; amino-acid sequence: MKILNKVFFFISILSVTYANDLIESQPEIIFQFEKLQKSQENLALQIDFNKAVLHLSKNEYEEAIELFKKTSSVLEVPSYLNMGIAYYKLGSIDNAIVYLNKIYEKDSNIKNNTFSYMSACFYLYQISKDNKYLDTIVKVSKKYKNLSEHTKRMLADTYIILKEYENALEVLNSMDYTMDLKKALIYIKLKDYEKAALLLRKAKEQNVNPNTLDKILWILSFTDLKSNKLDQLKETLDLINERRNTFKANLELPLEIYFNQNKYTSKQYLDSVLKFDESRKIDFIFYFAPFIFSDSQEIIYDTVKGFIYNQKENILNLEEMVDYNSKFLKIVKEDPIIRVTELKKMLTKDTKSYIYYNLALSCAQINDFHNAFKYFEKAYKLNPGNKLYSTMFLITANRINVKIKDKEYIETTIKTSNGLYNYFGKEIYKLFLNPQFTSADQPLTYQNTIFYKALDFLKTMNENKPLLNHMLLDEYIKDPLTFLIRLVQRRDNENDYAYYARLQDSIPLTLNNNFLEGPLIITRYYIDILKALGIFYKADLKITGKNTPSYLRTKALRDLHFNLPDETIKTLEYLQSEYKLEDKYTMYLMVAALLEAGRYNDASIQISLIKAILNDPDADFLTAIQLIQELKISSAKQFLNQPYWDSLIDFKLVGFDEYLESL
- a CDS encoding flagellar hook-basal body complex protein gives rise to the protein MIGALWTGISGLSSHQQALDNEANNIANVNTIGYKASRISFADQMYQNKIGKGSIVLDAEKLYVQGGTKTTGVDYDMMLEGDGFFTVINKNTLGTAETFYTRAGNFRMGDNGTLQDSGGYEVQGWMMSPIDSQNDVTSTNPNVSLFTNDYTKLLGTKIIRHGTYIETITAKSTDYDLTAKSDSTTVFSGDGAKTKSSKLSDIEAAIKDYTSWLQKLKEEPDAFSSASTAQVSQVNFKSGTDSIIGKESDQVYVVINGNKWSQNFIQTNSTQAFREDLWNSMSAADRTAEGLTDPTTLIPAPSPTTPAYEAAIAAYDKAAGKIATYKALADEISNKEPGLVATMAIDSGHADVFNTTETYTDSTNLADMLKGIIQIKSLIPGEEFKITEIGEQSGETTIQGNFQSTGLAKKGSGIAGLETSKDALSRLITGKQQDVYTPQDLKIGTATDFTYGITIYDKEIGQNIPIPNDGATPPQSLPINFTGVATIDDIITGINSDPNLSKYVEARNVNGNLVIQTLDSNYDVEFTSIMKYDNAGTLTPIDVNANYSGREGAGAEFIEIINKVDQTASKGSLQLRLDTLGLTDSAFGSFSVDSTGLITMKQDGVEFAIGQIAIARFNNNQGLESVGNNLLAKTNESGDPEYNLNNNKMAEVRGKTLELSKADLSESLVNLMVFQRAFEANAKSITTSDELLNTLINLKR
- a CDS encoding flagellar hook-basal body complex protein, whose product is MIGALWNGMSGISTYDKAISVESNNVSNVNTVGHKLDNITFEDMLYKSGYGKGVGTQSIDKQFTQGNIKPTNVNLDVAIEGDGFFVVSQRTNGDIFYTRAGDFQQAEDGLLETQDHMKVLGLTPQNRTVISSDVADNIFSNEFSKNLASIDVNSNKTVYNINARATDYYTSAVDDTENGNNYKTASSKINDVEMMISDYVEKLKLFQSNPDAQSLSSTTQSSQVNFSSQLTQLVDENDYLSVTINNSLIRQNFDTDIETTLKKLSDKISNIQGLTSNVDFNSGVLNIQGIVPGKEFNLVDATVNNEFVNVTKVQNAILGSGLSMVESSRNALKTAIENAGAKFLEISNILAYGDNSVIGSNEINLRLNALGLVQDVKGDISISDDGFVYVSNNNNDFLVGKIDTAGFKNVQGLSAAGGNNYSVTKESGVAFNANDLNKVIPNSLENANVNFGNTLSTLLIYQKAFEANSKSITTSDDFIKTAIDMIK
- a CDS encoding flagellar hook assembly protein FlgD, with amino-acid sequence MAEVSVSSAVGVDGNSYTTSVSNDQLTSNDFLKLMIQELKLQDPTKPMDSSQMLSTQMQMSTLNTNQEMIKAMQEMQTAYSQTALSNATGIIGKNIEDGNIGEDGVTKAYTVRSIENVDGEIQVKAQQILYLEDKVILQDPADSSKNEVVNYNINGEILDENGAKTGNKIVLTAPGTPLVSDGKLTLLDENNEIIAEHNYALAGVSTAVYSDELTSLPFSSITKIF